One Baekduia alba genomic window, CGGGCTGCGGCCGAGCGACGTCGAGTCGGCGCAGATCTACGACGCGTTCACGATCACGCCGATCCTGTTCCTGGAGGACTTGGGGTTCTGCGGCAAGGGCGACGGCGGCGCGTTCGTCGAGGGCGGCCGCATCGCGCCCGGCGGCGAGCTGCGCGTGAACACGGCGGGAGGCGGGCTGTCCTATGGGCACCCCGGGATGAACGGGCTACCGCTGCTGGTGGAGGCGGTGCGCGAGGTGCGCGAGGAAGGCAAGGACATCGTGTTGGCTCATGGCAATGGCGGCGTGCTCTCGACGCAGGCGACGGTCCTGCTCGGGTCCGAGGAGGTCGCCAGGGGGCGGCCGCGGACGAAGGTGGCGCGGCTGCGCGAGCCGGCCGGCGCGGTGATGGGCCGCCGGCGCCGCGCGACGACGCCGGGCCGCGCGCCGCGCCCGGCGGGGGCGCCGTCGTGAGCCGCCGGCGGTCGTGGTGGGGCTGGGGCTTCGAGGACGCCAAGCTCGACCCGACGGCGCTCGCGCCGGTCGTGCGCGACGTCCTGGGCTTCCCGCTGCCCGACGACGTCGAGCAGCCGGTGGCGCTCGGGTCGATCGCGCTGCCCGCGCCTCGCTTCCCGCGGCCCGACGGCCTCGACGGCTGGTCGACGGATCCGCGCGACCGTGTCGAGCACGCCTACGGCCGCTCGTTCCCCGACACCGTCCGCGCGTTCCGCGGCCAGGTCGACCGCGCGCCCGACGCGGTGGTCTTCGCGCGCGACGAGGACGCCATCGAGGCGACGCTGGAATGGGCGGCGCGCGAGGACGTCGCGGTGATCCCGTTCGGCGGCGGGACGAGCGTCGTCGGCGGCGTCGAGCCGCGGGTCCCGGCCGACCGCCTCGGCGTCGTGTCGCTCGACCTGTCGCGCCTCGATCGCGTCGTAGAAGTCGACCCGGTGTCGCGCGCGGCGCGCATTCAGGCGGGCACGGCCGGGCCGGCGCTGGAGGCCCAGCTGGCCGAGCACGACCTCACGCTGCGGTTCTTCCCGCAGTCGTTCGAGCTCTCGACGCTCGGCGGCTGGATCGCCACGCGCGCCGGCGGGCACTTCGCCACGGTCTGGACGCACATCGACGACCTGGTGGAGTCGGTCCGCGCGATCACGCCGTCGGGCACCTGGGAGTCGCGGCGGCTGCCGGGCTCCGGCGCCGGGCCGTCGCCCGACCGCCTGCTGCTGGGGTCGGAGGGCATCCTCGGCGTCATCACCGAGGCGTGGGTGCGGGTGCAGCCCAAGCCGCGCTTCCGCGCCGCGCGCGCGGTGCGCTTCAAGGACTTCATGAACGGCGGCAGCGCCGCGGTGCGCGAGCTGGCGCAGTCCGGGCTGAACCCGGCGAACTGCCGGCTGGTCGACGCGCTGGAGGCTCAGCAGACCGGCACGAGCGACGGCACGCACGCGGTGCTGGTCCTGGGCTTCGAGTCGACGGACCATGAAGTTGACGCACAACTCGCACGGGGCCTGGCGATCTGCAAGGCGCACGGCGGCGCGTGGGACGAGCCCACGGAGACCGGCCCGCCCACCCGCGGCGGCGCCGTCTCCACCTGGCGCGACGCGTTCATCGCCATGCCCTACCTGCGCGACGCGCTCCTGCAGCTCGGCGTCCTGTCCGACACCTTCGAGACCGCGATCACCTGGGACCGCTGGCCCGCGTTCCACGCGGCGGTGACCGGCGCGGTCCGCGACGCGCTGGGCGAGCCCTGCCGCGTCAGCTGCCGGATGACGCACGTCTACCCCGACGGCCCGGCGCCGTACTTCACGGTGCTCGCGCCCGCCCGCCGCGGCGACGAGCTGGCACAGTGGGAAGCGATGAAGCGCGCAGCCTCAGAGGCCATCATCGCCGCCGGCGGGACGATCACCCATCACCACGCGGTCGGCCGCGACCACCGCGAGTGGTACGACCAGCAGCGCCCGGACCTGTTCGCGGCCGCGCTGCGCGCCGCCAAGTCCGCGGTCGATCCCGGTGGCGTGCTCAACCCCGGCGTGCTGGTCGACGCGTGACGGCGGACGACCTCGCCCAGGGGCTCGGCGTCCGGGCGCGAACTCGCCTGCGGCTCCTGCGCGCGCGCTTGGCGGTGCGATCGTGAGCGGCAGGTTCATGCGCGTCTGCGTCTATGCCGGCTCGGCGGACGGGGCCAACCCGGACTACGCCGAGGTCTCGACCCGGGCGATCACCGAGGTCGTCCGGCGCGGCGCGGACGTCGTCTACGGCGGCGGGTCGCTCGGCCTGATGGGCGTGCTCGCCGACGCAGCGCTCGCGGCGGGCGGCGAGGTCACGGGCGTGATCCCGCGCTTCCTCGACGACCGCGAGGTCGGGCACACGGGCGTCACCGACCTGCGCGTCGTCGAGAACATGCACGAGCGCAAGATGCTGATGGCCGACCTGGCCGACGCGTTCCTCGTCCTGCCCGGCGGCATCGGCACGCTCGAGGAGGTCGTCGAGATGTTGTCGTGGTCGCAGCTCGGGCTGCACCGCAAGCCGGTCGGCCTGCTCGACGTCGACGGATTCTGGGGTCCGCTCGTCGCGCTGCTGGACCACATGACCGCCGAGCGCTTCGTGAGCGTCGACCACCGCAAGCTGCTCGTGGCCGATCCCGACCCCGTCGCTCTGTTGGACGCGATGGAGGCATGGGAGGCGCCGAAGCTCGCGCGCCGCTGGCTCACCTCCGAGGACGAGACCTGATCGCGATCCTCGGATCGGGCGCCGTCGGCGCGCTGCTCGGCGCGCAGCTGACCCGGGCCGGCGTGGCGACCGCGCTGGTCACGACCGAGGCCAGCGCCGAGGCGATCGCGCGCGACGGGATCGCGGTCGGCTCGCCGGCGTTCGGCGACCACGTGGAGCGCGTGCGCGCGGTGCCGGCGCTCGAGGCGCCGCCCGGCGCGCTGGTCGTCGCGGTCAAGGCCCCGCACCTCGCCCGCGCGCTGGACCGGATCGCCGGCGAGCCCGACGTGGTGGTGCCGCTGCTCAACGGCGTCGACCACATGGCCTTGCTCCGGGAGCGCTTCGCCAACGTCGTCGCCGCGACGGTGCGGGTCCAGGCCCACCGCGAGGGGCGCACGAGCGTCGTGCATCGCGCGCCGTTCCTGACGGTCACCGTCGCGGCGCCGGGCGCGCCCGCGCTGACCGACGCGCTCGCGCTTGCGCACGTCGAGGTCGTGGAGGGCGGCGCCGAGGCCGACGTCCTCTGGGCCAAGCTCTCCCGCCTCGCCGGCATCGCGCTCGCCACGACTGCCGCCGACGCGCCGCTCGGCGACGTCCGCGACGACGCCGAGGCCGTCGCCCGCGAGGTCGCGGCGGTCGCCCGCGCCGAGGGCGCGCGGGTCGACGCCGACGCGGTCCTGGCCGAGCTGCGCGCGCTGCCCGACGCCGCGACGTCCTCGCTGCGGGCCGACGTGATGCGGACCGAGCCATCCCCGGGCGACCACGAGCTCGACGCGATCGGCGGCGCCGTCCTGCGCGCCGCCGCGCGCCACGGCCTGCCCGCCCCGCGGACGCGGGCGCTCGTCGACCGCATCGGTAGCCTCTAGGCGAGCGCCATGTCCGACACCTCGAAGATCGCCAAGAACCTGCAGGCCTTCCAGATCGCGATCAACGCCCACGATCGCGAGAACCCGACGCACAACGCGTTCGGGATCGGGCTGGCGCACTTCGACCTCGAGCGCCTCGGCTTCGACGAGGGCGAGCAGATCCTGCCGGGCA contains:
- a CDS encoding FAD-binding oxidoreductase; the encoded protein is MSRRRSWWGWGFEDAKLDPTALAPVVRDVLGFPLPDDVEQPVALGSIALPAPRFPRPDGLDGWSTDPRDRVEHAYGRSFPDTVRAFRGQVDRAPDAVVFARDEDAIEATLEWAAREDVAVIPFGGGTSVVGGVEPRVPADRLGVVSLDLSRLDRVVEVDPVSRAARIQAGTAGPALEAQLAEHDLTLRFFPQSFELSTLGGWIATRAGGHFATVWTHIDDLVESVRAITPSGTWESRRLPGSGAGPSPDRLLLGSEGILGVITEAWVRVQPKPRFRAARAVRFKDFMNGGSAAVRELAQSGLNPANCRLVDALEAQQTGTSDGTHAVLVLGFESTDHEVDAQLARGLAICKAHGGAWDEPTETGPPTRGGAVSTWRDAFIAMPYLRDALLQLGVLSDTFETAITWDRWPAFHAAVTGAVRDALGEPCRVSCRMTHVYPDGPAPYFTVLAPARRGDELAQWEAMKRAASEAIIAAGGTITHHHAVGRDHREWYDQQRPDLFAAALRAAKSAVDPGGVLNPGVLVDA
- a CDS encoding TIGR00730 family Rossman fold protein — translated: MRVCVYAGSADGANPDYAEVSTRAITEVVRRGADVVYGGGSLGLMGVLADAALAAGGEVTGVIPRFLDDREVGHTGVTDLRVVENMHERKMLMADLADAFLVLPGGIGTLEEVVEMLSWSQLGLHRKPVGLLDVDGFWGPLVALLDHMTAERFVSVDHRKLLVADPDPVALLDAMEAWEAPKLARRWLTSEDET
- a CDS encoding ketopantoate reductase family protein, with protein sequence MGGAEARAPLAHLRGRDLIAILGSGAVGALLGAQLTRAGVATALVTTEASAEAIARDGIAVGSPAFGDHVERVRAVPALEAPPGALVVAVKAPHLARALDRIAGEPDVVVPLLNGVDHMALLRERFANVVAATVRVQAHREGRTSVVHRAPFLTVTVAAPGAPALTDALALAHVEVVEGGAEADVLWAKLSRLAGIALATTAADAPLGDVRDDAEAVAREVAAVARAEGARVDADAVLAELRALPDAATSSLRADVMRTEPSPGDHELDAIGGAVLRAAARHGLPAPRTRALVDRIGSL